A stretch of the Panicum virgatum strain AP13 chromosome 9N, P.virgatum_v5, whole genome shotgun sequence genome encodes the following:
- the LOC120688266 gene encoding BRCT domain-containing protein At4g02110-like isoform X2: MVSLMGARFSKPLLANAVTHLICYKFEGEKYEVAKKVNIKLVNHWWLEDCLKAWEILPVDDYSKSTWDLELMDAHANDSEHEAEAAGPRPLNSRSNVRCTPNSKSCEEAIVKPDVYASKLSPITPSGNRLVVAGRNLNTLGHIIKTEYAENKTHGVAGQSSATANSTIAVSAKVNVFAPIQSPPGHIMKTEMESSKTHDIIGQGSPNSSLLAVSAMDDVLAPIQTSLGLSQKRDNSVVRNINSLNVQKAEEKYVGVNTQDLASGIVVPTSSSKVTLFSNHHLNTLNGTPGILIGHTDNVSGKSSASHDQIDVSKVLLTSPSRGNQSVNVVDSSKVNRWQHQEKDGPSGIDVTGAGWLTTDDKVTNHESNPKSGGDSKSNSIKNTRNSKKASQKSSLLEGHSVNHMASPKKAEESTPRADSNISSLQMGHQKAFEHADVQSMKGNENIKTVDGLDDGAYAQKRKSLVSPSSLNLQKEDLVSETGPLDSPFVSWLSDASDAEANAVSFRKQQSSLSTSRETRSRKTSLKHGGPINGIKLPESSSSDKNVKSLPKARMSLKAMEESKRTTSPSPTVPDGRTRSSFSFQNKDREDAQGSGNAVNQDFLHEIGSVRTKDQARDKSVRSSSNSRVVSSSGNAGTKITDSLKVNDNEVAVASNSELEKVVSDANVKEGKNRFQDTSSNALGETSNSKKVATHVGRNAGAKRPRGASIEDEGSAKKVVPESWPAIRHGHADPASRSVCSSAGAAELKTNAPKKTLICGVTDIVAKRTRNACAKIDNARLTSRLEFSKVNSQENVEINHKKFFGTENADEHQRSSPKKIPNTRVRNKAAKRSRKSDTNTSNETLVDKSETVAAGSLFDDLFPSDNVEECPKNLSSCASASDCGTLTPKTISNVRIRNAVPKRKIKTVEDKSGRKCGKVGSAIASVAKAVSSKTVEEISCNINKVTADPDSEKSNRDMTRDVSGLFCQDSGTVDKREGPHNSKLRSSKRNKVLTSYHEKENRLDCSNLNSKSNRTRSLCSKSDAKSIEKQTVVLSEHQRVKGNESGALILSEPSLFILSGDREQRREYHSILRRLKGRVCRDSHHWTYEATHFIAPDPLRRTEKFFAAAAAGRWILKREYLTSCVEAGKLLDEEPFEWFGTGLNDGETISFDAPRKWRNIRQQMGHGAFYGMQIVVYGQLILPTLDTLKRAVKAGDGTILATSPPYTRFLDSGLDFAVVSASIPRADAWVQEFIRHGIPCVSGDYLVEYVCKPGHPLDRHVLFKTNNLANKSLEKLKKNQDEMATEETEQSEDEDDPEDLSCSACGLKDRGEVMLICGDEDGETGCGIGMHIDCCDPPLDAVPDDDWLCPKCAVPKAKTKPTRGAERKARGSRRG; this comes from the exons ATGGTTTCTTTAATGGGAGCACGATTCTCCAAACCTTTGTTAGCAAATGCCGTCACTCACCTTATTTGCTATAAATTTGAAG GTGAAAAGTATGAGGTTGCGAAAAAGGTGAACATCAAACTTGTTAATCACTGGTGGTTGGAAGACTG CTTAAAGGCATGGGAAATTCTCCCAGTCGATGATTATAGTAAAAG CACTTGGGATCTAGAGTTAATGGACGCGCATGCCAATGACTCTGAACATGAAGCAGAAGCTGCAGGTCCAAGGCCGTTGAACAGTAGGTCCAATGTCAGGTGCACCCCCAACTCAAAAAGTTGCGAGGAAGCTATTGTGAAGCCTGATGTCTATGCATCAAAGCTATCACCTATCACTCCCAGTGGCAATAGACTGGTGGTTGCGGGAAGAAATTTGAACACCCTTGGTCATATCATAAAGACAGAATATGCAGAAAACAAGACACATGGCGTTGCAGGTCAAAGCAGTGCTACTGCTAACTCTACGATTGCAGTTTCTGCTAAGGTTAATGTCTTTGCACCCATTCAAAGCCCACCAGGTCATATCATGAAGACAGAAATGGAAAGCAGCAAGACACATGATATTATAGGCCAAGGCAGTCCTAACTCTAGTTTATTGGCAGTTTCTGCAATGGATGATGTCCTCGCACCCATTCAAACTTCACTTGGCCTCAGTCAAAAGAGAGATAACTCTGTAGTAAGAAACATAAATAGCCTGAATGTGCAGAAAGCTGAAGAAAAATATGTTGGTGTAAACACACAGGACCTTGCAAGTGGTATTGTAGTCCCTACAAGCTCAAGCAAAGTGACTCTTTTTAGTAATCATCATCTAAATACCTTAAATGGGACTCCAGGCATTCTAATTGGCCATACGGATAATGTTTCTGGAAAATCTTCTGCCAGTCATGATCAGATTGATGTTAGTAAAGTCCTATTGACCAGCCCTTCAAGAGGAAACCAGTCTGTGAATGTTGTCGATTCATCAAAAGTTAACAGATGGCAACATCAGGAGAAGGACGGACCCTCAGGTATTGATGTCACAGGTGCTGGTTGGTTAACTACTGATGACAAGGTCACCAATCATGAGTCCAATCCAAAATCAGGAGGTGATTCCAAATCCAACAGCATCAAGAACACAAGGAACTCTAAAAAGGCCTCTCAGAAGTCATCGTTACTGGAAGGGCATTCAGTTAACCATATGGCATCACCTAAGAAGGCTGAAGAAAGCACACCAAGAGCTGACTCCAATATTTCTTCATTACAAATGGGACATCAAAAGGCTTTTGAGCATGCTGACGTTCAGAGCATGAAAGGCAATGAAAATATTAAGACTGTGGATGGACTAGATGATGGTGCATATGCTCAGAAAAGGAAAAGCTTAGTCTCCCCATCTAGCTTAAATTTGCAAAAGGAAGATCTGGTGTCCGAAACTGGTCCTTTAGATTCTCCATTTGTTAGTTGGCTGAGTGATGCTTCTGATGCTGAAGCTAATGCTGTAAGTTTCAGAAAGCAACAATCTAGCTTATCTACAAGCAGAGAAACAAGATCTAGGAAGACTTCTCTCAAGCACGGTGGTCCCATTAATGGAATCAAGCTTCCTGAATCTTCTTCAAGTGATAAGAATGTAAAATCTTTACCGAAAGCAAGAATGTCACTCAAAGCAATGGAAGAAAGCAAACGCACCACGAGTCCTTCACCCACTGTTCCAGATGGAAGGACAAGGTCCAGTTTCTCCTTTCAAAATAAGGACCGGGAAGATGCACAAGGTAGTGGTAATGCAGTGAATCAAGATTTCTTGCATGAGATAGGAAGTGTCCGCACAAAGGATCAGGCACGTGACAAATCTGTACGCAGTTCAAGTAATTCACGCGTCGTTTCCTCTTCTGGAAATGCTGGCACCAAGATAACTGATTCACTCAAAGTCAATGATAATGAAGTGGCAGTGGCATCAAATTCTGAACTTGAGAAGGTGGTGTCTGATGCCAATGTGAAAGAAGGCAAAAACCGATTTCAAGACACTTCAAGCAATGCTCTGGGTGAAACCAGTAATTCAAAGAAAGTAGCAACTCATGTTGGAAGGAACGCAGGTGCCAAGAGGCCTCGGGGTGCTAGTATTGAGGATGAAGGATCAGCTAAGAAAGTCGTTCCTGAGTCTTGGCCTGCTATTCGTCATGGACATGCTGATCCAGCCTCTAGAAGTGTCTGCAGCTCGGCAGGTGCAGCTGAACTCAAAACAAATGCTCCAAAGAAAACACTGATTTGTGGAGTGACAGATATTGTTGCAAAGAGGACACGAAATGCTTGCGCCAAGATAGACAACGCACGGCTAACTTCTAGATTGGAATTCAGTAAGGTGAATTCTCAAGAAAATGTTGAGATAAACCACAAAAAGTTTTTTGGCACTGAAAATGCTGATGAACATCAAAGAAGTTCGCCGAAGAAAATACCGAACACCAGAGTAAGAAATAAAGCTGCGAAGAGGTCACGGAAATCTGACACCAACACAAGCAATGAAACATTGGTTGACAAAAGCGAGACAGTGGCGGCTGGTTCGTTGTTTGATGACTTGTTTCCCTCAGACAATGTTGAAGAATGCCCTAAAAATCTTTCTAGTTGTGCAAGTGCTAGTGACTGTGGAACACTTACCCCCAAGACCATTTCGAATGTCAGAATTAGGAATGCAGTTCCCAAGAGGAAAATAAAAACTGTAGAAGACAAGTCAGGTAGAAAATGTGGCAAAGTTGGTAGTGCCATTGCATCTGTAGCAAAAGCTGTCTCATCAAAGACAGTCGAAGAGATTTCATGCAATATCAACAAAGTAACTGCTGATCCAGACTCCGAGAAATCCAATAGGGATATGACAAGAGATGTTTCTGGACTGTTTTGCCAAGATTCTGGTACTGTAGACAAGCGAGAAGGACCACACAATTCTAAGTTGAGAAGCAGCAAAAGAAATAAAGTTCTGACTTCATATCATGAAAAGGAGAACAGACTAGATTGTAGTAATCTCAACTCTAAATCAAATAGAACTCGCAGTTTGTGTTCCAAATCTGATGCAAAATCAATTGAGAAACAGACAGTAGTGCTCAGTGAGCACCAAAGGGTAAAAGGAAATGAATCTGGAGCCTTGATCTTGAGTGAACCTTCATTATTTATTTTAAGTGGAGATCGGGAGCAGAGAAGGGAGTATCACTCAATTCTTAGACGCCTGAAGGGACGAGTTTGTAGGGATTCACATCATTGGACATACGAAGCAACACATTTCATTGCCCCAGATCCTCTTAGGAGAACTGAGAAGTTctttgcagcagctgcagcaggcaG GTGGATACTCAAGAGAGAGTACTTGACATCGTGCGTTGAGGCAGGCAAGCTTCTGGATGAGGAACCATTTGAATGGTTTGGCACAGGCCTTAATGATGGAGAGACAATCAGCTTTGACGCACCCAGAAAATGGCGAAATATAAGGCAACAGATGGGACATGGTGCCTTCTATGGAATGCAGATCGTTGTCTATGGACAGCTTATATTACCAACGTTG GATACATTGAAGCGCGCCGTAAAAGCTGGTGATGGCACCATTTTGGCGACATCACCACCATACACCCGATTTCTAGACTCTGGACTTGACTTCGCTGTGGTATCAGCGAGCATACCAAGAGCAGACGCATGGGTTCAGGAGTTCATCCGGCACGGTATTCCCTGTGTCAGTGGCGATTATCTGGTTGAGTACGTCTGCAAGCCTGGCCACCCCCTCGACCGACATGTTCTCTTCAAGACGAACAATCTGGCCAACAAGTCCCTTGAGAAACTCAAGAAGAACCAGGACGAGATGGCCACCGAGGAGACGGAACAGTCGGAAGACGAAGACGATCCGGAGGACCTGAGTTGCTCAGCGTGCGGGCTCAAGGACCGGGGAGAAGTGATGCTGATCTGTGGTGACGAGGATGGCGAAACCGGTTGTGGGATCGGTATGCACATCGACTGCTGCGACCCTCCCCTGGACGCTGTCCCCGACGACGATTGGTTGTGCCCCAAGTGCGCTGTACCGAAAGCCAAGACAAAGCCTACTAGAGGCGCTGAGCGCAAGGCAAGGGGATCCAGGCGAGGGTGA
- the LOC120688266 gene encoding BRCT domain-containing protein At4g02110-like isoform X1 yields MASPGTDDDIGDNHLFDGVRFFLVGFEGDVASQYRLEMERHGGVDAGPSGNGCTHVVVSNLFYDDPTCVAARAEGKKVVSEQWVEDSLDHGVLADADRVIYWPARHSKGIPGAQSLLICLTGYQRNYREYIMKMVSLMGARFSKPLLANAVTHLICYKFEGEKYEVAKKVNIKLVNHWWLEDCLKAWEILPVDDYSKSTWDLELMDAHANDSEHEAEAAGPRPLNSRSNVRCTPNSKSCEEAIVKPDVYASKLSPITPSGNRLVVAGRNLNTLGHIIKTEYAENKTHGVAGQSSATANSTIAVSAKVNVFAPIQSPPGHIMKTEMESSKTHDIIGQGSPNSSLLAVSAMDDVLAPIQTSLGLSQKRDNSVVRNINSLNVQKAEEKYVGVNTQDLASGIVVPTSSSKVTLFSNHHLNTLNGTPGILIGHTDNVSGKSSASHDQIDVSKVLLTSPSRGNQSVNVVDSSKVNRWQHQEKDGPSGIDVTGAGWLTTDDKVTNHESNPKSGGDSKSNSIKNTRNSKKASQKSSLLEGHSVNHMASPKKAEESTPRADSNISSLQMGHQKAFEHADVQSMKGNENIKTVDGLDDGAYAQKRKSLVSPSSLNLQKEDLVSETGPLDSPFVSWLSDASDAEANAVSFRKQQSSLSTSRETRSRKTSLKHGGPINGIKLPESSSSDKNVKSLPKARMSLKAMEESKRTTSPSPTVPDGRTRSSFSFQNKDREDAQGSGNAVNQDFLHEIGSVRTKDQARDKSVRSSSNSRVVSSSGNAGTKITDSLKVNDNEVAVASNSELEKVVSDANVKEGKNRFQDTSSNALGETSNSKKVATHVGRNAGAKRPRGASIEDEGSAKKVVPESWPAIRHGHADPASRSVCSSAGAAELKTNAPKKTLICGVTDIVAKRTRNACAKIDNARLTSRLEFSKVNSQENVEINHKKFFGTENADEHQRSSPKKIPNTRVRNKAAKRSRKSDTNTSNETLVDKSETVAAGSLFDDLFPSDNVEECPKNLSSCASASDCGTLTPKTISNVRIRNAVPKRKIKTVEDKSGRKCGKVGSAIASVAKAVSSKTVEEISCNINKVTADPDSEKSNRDMTRDVSGLFCQDSGTVDKREGPHNSKLRSSKRNKVLTSYHEKENRLDCSNLNSKSNRTRSLCSKSDAKSIEKQTVVLSEHQRVKGNESGALILSEPSLFILSGDREQRREYHSILRRLKGRVCRDSHHWTYEATHFIAPDPLRRTEKFFAAAAAGRWILKREYLTSCVEAGKLLDEEPFEWFGTGLNDGETISFDAPRKWRNIRQQMGHGAFYGMQIVVYGQLILPTLDTLKRAVKAGDGTILATSPPYTRFLDSGLDFAVVSASIPRADAWVQEFIRHGIPCVSGDYLVEYVCKPGHPLDRHVLFKTNNLANKSLEKLKKNQDEMATEETEQSEDEDDPEDLSCSACGLKDRGEVMLICGDEDGETGCGIGMHIDCCDPPLDAVPDDDWLCPKCAVPKAKTKPTRGAERKARGSRRG; encoded by the exons ATGGCCTCGCCCGGCACGGACGACGACATCGGCGATAACCACCTGTTCGACGGCGTCCGCTTCTTTCTCGTCGGATTCGAGGGCGACGTCGCGTCCCAG TACCGTTTGGAGATGGAGCGGCACGGAGGCGTCGACGCCGGGCCGTCGGGCAACGGGTGCACGCACGTTGTCGTGTCGAACCTCTTCTAC GATGACCCGACGTGCGTGGCCGCGCGAGCAGAGGGGAAGAAGGTCGTCAGCGAGCAATGGGTGGAGGACAGCTTGGATCACGGGGTGCTTGCTGATGCTGATAGG GTTATCTATTGGCCGGCGAGACATTCAAAGGGAATACCGGGTGCGCAATCACTGCTTATCTGTTTGACGGGTTACCAAAGAAACTATCGCGAATACATAATG AAAATGGTTTCTTTAATGGGAGCACGATTCTCCAAACCTTTGTTAGCAAATGCCGTCACTCACCTTATTTGCTATAAATTTGAAG GTGAAAAGTATGAGGTTGCGAAAAAGGTGAACATCAAACTTGTTAATCACTGGTGGTTGGAAGACTG CTTAAAGGCATGGGAAATTCTCCCAGTCGATGATTATAGTAAAAG CACTTGGGATCTAGAGTTAATGGACGCGCATGCCAATGACTCTGAACATGAAGCAGAAGCTGCAGGTCCAAGGCCGTTGAACAGTAGGTCCAATGTCAGGTGCACCCCCAACTCAAAAAGTTGCGAGGAAGCTATTGTGAAGCCTGATGTCTATGCATCAAAGCTATCACCTATCACTCCCAGTGGCAATAGACTGGTGGTTGCGGGAAGAAATTTGAACACCCTTGGTCATATCATAAAGACAGAATATGCAGAAAACAAGACACATGGCGTTGCAGGTCAAAGCAGTGCTACTGCTAACTCTACGATTGCAGTTTCTGCTAAGGTTAATGTCTTTGCACCCATTCAAAGCCCACCAGGTCATATCATGAAGACAGAAATGGAAAGCAGCAAGACACATGATATTATAGGCCAAGGCAGTCCTAACTCTAGTTTATTGGCAGTTTCTGCAATGGATGATGTCCTCGCACCCATTCAAACTTCACTTGGCCTCAGTCAAAAGAGAGATAACTCTGTAGTAAGAAACATAAATAGCCTGAATGTGCAGAAAGCTGAAGAAAAATATGTTGGTGTAAACACACAGGACCTTGCAAGTGGTATTGTAGTCCCTACAAGCTCAAGCAAAGTGACTCTTTTTAGTAATCATCATCTAAATACCTTAAATGGGACTCCAGGCATTCTAATTGGCCATACGGATAATGTTTCTGGAAAATCTTCTGCCAGTCATGATCAGATTGATGTTAGTAAAGTCCTATTGACCAGCCCTTCAAGAGGAAACCAGTCTGTGAATGTTGTCGATTCATCAAAAGTTAACAGATGGCAACATCAGGAGAAGGACGGACCCTCAGGTATTGATGTCACAGGTGCTGGTTGGTTAACTACTGATGACAAGGTCACCAATCATGAGTCCAATCCAAAATCAGGAGGTGATTCCAAATCCAACAGCATCAAGAACACAAGGAACTCTAAAAAGGCCTCTCAGAAGTCATCGTTACTGGAAGGGCATTCAGTTAACCATATGGCATCACCTAAGAAGGCTGAAGAAAGCACACCAAGAGCTGACTCCAATATTTCTTCATTACAAATGGGACATCAAAAGGCTTTTGAGCATGCTGACGTTCAGAGCATGAAAGGCAATGAAAATATTAAGACTGTGGATGGACTAGATGATGGTGCATATGCTCAGAAAAGGAAAAGCTTAGTCTCCCCATCTAGCTTAAATTTGCAAAAGGAAGATCTGGTGTCCGAAACTGGTCCTTTAGATTCTCCATTTGTTAGTTGGCTGAGTGATGCTTCTGATGCTGAAGCTAATGCTGTAAGTTTCAGAAAGCAACAATCTAGCTTATCTACAAGCAGAGAAACAAGATCTAGGAAGACTTCTCTCAAGCACGGTGGTCCCATTAATGGAATCAAGCTTCCTGAATCTTCTTCAAGTGATAAGAATGTAAAATCTTTACCGAAAGCAAGAATGTCACTCAAAGCAATGGAAGAAAGCAAACGCACCACGAGTCCTTCACCCACTGTTCCAGATGGAAGGACAAGGTCCAGTTTCTCCTTTCAAAATAAGGACCGGGAAGATGCACAAGGTAGTGGTAATGCAGTGAATCAAGATTTCTTGCATGAGATAGGAAGTGTCCGCACAAAGGATCAGGCACGTGACAAATCTGTACGCAGTTCAAGTAATTCACGCGTCGTTTCCTCTTCTGGAAATGCTGGCACCAAGATAACTGATTCACTCAAAGTCAATGATAATGAAGTGGCAGTGGCATCAAATTCTGAACTTGAGAAGGTGGTGTCTGATGCCAATGTGAAAGAAGGCAAAAACCGATTTCAAGACACTTCAAGCAATGCTCTGGGTGAAACCAGTAATTCAAAGAAAGTAGCAACTCATGTTGGAAGGAACGCAGGTGCCAAGAGGCCTCGGGGTGCTAGTATTGAGGATGAAGGATCAGCTAAGAAAGTCGTTCCTGAGTCTTGGCCTGCTATTCGTCATGGACATGCTGATCCAGCCTCTAGAAGTGTCTGCAGCTCGGCAGGTGCAGCTGAACTCAAAACAAATGCTCCAAAGAAAACACTGATTTGTGGAGTGACAGATATTGTTGCAAAGAGGACACGAAATGCTTGCGCCAAGATAGACAACGCACGGCTAACTTCTAGATTGGAATTCAGTAAGGTGAATTCTCAAGAAAATGTTGAGATAAACCACAAAAAGTTTTTTGGCACTGAAAATGCTGATGAACATCAAAGAAGTTCGCCGAAGAAAATACCGAACACCAGAGTAAGAAATAAAGCTGCGAAGAGGTCACGGAAATCTGACACCAACACAAGCAATGAAACATTGGTTGACAAAAGCGAGACAGTGGCGGCTGGTTCGTTGTTTGATGACTTGTTTCCCTCAGACAATGTTGAAGAATGCCCTAAAAATCTTTCTAGTTGTGCAAGTGCTAGTGACTGTGGAACACTTACCCCCAAGACCATTTCGAATGTCAGAATTAGGAATGCAGTTCCCAAGAGGAAAATAAAAACTGTAGAAGACAAGTCAGGTAGAAAATGTGGCAAAGTTGGTAGTGCCATTGCATCTGTAGCAAAAGCTGTCTCATCAAAGACAGTCGAAGAGATTTCATGCAATATCAACAAAGTAACTGCTGATCCAGACTCCGAGAAATCCAATAGGGATATGACAAGAGATGTTTCTGGACTGTTTTGCCAAGATTCTGGTACTGTAGACAAGCGAGAAGGACCACACAATTCTAAGTTGAGAAGCAGCAAAAGAAATAAAGTTCTGACTTCATATCATGAAAAGGAGAACAGACTAGATTGTAGTAATCTCAACTCTAAATCAAATAGAACTCGCAGTTTGTGTTCCAAATCTGATGCAAAATCAATTGAGAAACAGACAGTAGTGCTCAGTGAGCACCAAAGGGTAAAAGGAAATGAATCTGGAGCCTTGATCTTGAGTGAACCTTCATTATTTATTTTAAGTGGAGATCGGGAGCAGAGAAGGGAGTATCACTCAATTCTTAGACGCCTGAAGGGACGAGTTTGTAGGGATTCACATCATTGGACATACGAAGCAACACATTTCATTGCCCCAGATCCTCTTAGGAGAACTGAGAAGTTctttgcagcagctgcagcaggcaG GTGGATACTCAAGAGAGAGTACTTGACATCGTGCGTTGAGGCAGGCAAGCTTCTGGATGAGGAACCATTTGAATGGTTTGGCACAGGCCTTAATGATGGAGAGACAATCAGCTTTGACGCACCCAGAAAATGGCGAAATATAAGGCAACAGATGGGACATGGTGCCTTCTATGGAATGCAGATCGTTGTCTATGGACAGCTTATATTACCAACGTTG GATACATTGAAGCGCGCCGTAAAAGCTGGTGATGGCACCATTTTGGCGACATCACCACCATACACCCGATTTCTAGACTCTGGACTTGACTTCGCTGTGGTATCAGCGAGCATACCAAGAGCAGACGCATGGGTTCAGGAGTTCATCCGGCACGGTATTCCCTGTGTCAGTGGCGATTATCTGGTTGAGTACGTCTGCAAGCCTGGCCACCCCCTCGACCGACATGTTCTCTTCAAGACGAACAATCTGGCCAACAAGTCCCTTGAGAAACTCAAGAAGAACCAGGACGAGATGGCCACCGAGGAGACGGAACAGTCGGAAGACGAAGACGATCCGGAGGACCTGAGTTGCTCAGCGTGCGGGCTCAAGGACCGGGGAGAAGTGATGCTGATCTGTGGTGACGAGGATGGCGAAACCGGTTGTGGGATCGGTATGCACATCGACTGCTGCGACCCTCCCCTGGACGCTGTCCCCGACGACGATTGGTTGTGCCCCAAGTGCGCTGTACCGAAAGCCAAGACAAAGCCTACTAGAGGCGCTGAGCGCAAGGCAAGGGGATCCAGGCGAGGGTGA